One genomic window of Magnolia sinica isolate HGM2019 chromosome 3, MsV1, whole genome shotgun sequence includes the following:
- the LOC131241117 gene encoding auxin response factor 3-like isoform X2, giving the protein MGIDLNTIDDAVENPCAFSDSSSTPSVCLELWHACAGPLISLPRKGSFVVYLPQGHLEQTDGYHPSLVYELPPHVFCRVTDVKLHAEAATDEVYAQVSLLPESEIEKKLLEGEVEGDGEEEEIDGSIKAATPHMFCKTLTASDTSTHGGFSVPRRAAEDCFPSLDYKQQRPSQELVARDLHGIEWRFRHIYRGQPRRHLLTTGWSAFVNKKKLVSGDAVLFLRGESGDLRLGIRRAAPLKNGIPYSALCSQRMNLGTLSAVANAISTKSAFHIYYNPRASPSEFIIPYRKFSKSFDHSFSIGMRFKMRVETEDAAERRYTGLITGISDSDPVRWPNSKWRCLSVRWDDDVEHNWKNRVSPWEIEPSASVSGSGTSSAPGSKRTKLSLPSVDADFPVPNGSGFPDFGESLGFQKVLQGQEILGFRTPYDGIDVSSHHQSNVRGCILDPNNSRVTGIGNGVRILQANPDASYKGIGFGESIRFHKVLQGQEIFPSKSPYGGVQADTRAQENGGFGIFDGVHMSSAGSRWPNLMQGYNTHVPPSIPSAQVSSPSSVLMFQQASTQVHCPYVAHDMNTQTRGEDGSCLGLLDGSDVSKARPSSSPHGPHYIGENLNSLSKEHSHLGPVHAPMAVSKVDSHGKQGAPPTSKPSCRLFGFSLTKDIPSANQVDSTAVASPSSTEDLNLETSFWHSNQSTGWEAGDRQPHPISQGLAKTVGRSCTKVHKQGSVVGRAIDLSKLDGYDDLISELERLFNMEGLLNDPDKGWQVVYTDDEDDMMLVGDDPWQEFCNIVSKILIYTHDEVVMMGPGLSGDDAHSCSEEAHATIDVS; this is encoded by the exons aTGGGAATCGATCTCAACACGATCGACGATGCGGTCGAGAATCCCTGCGCTTTCTCTGACTCGTCGTCCACGCCGTCCGTTTGCTTGGAGCTCTGGCACGCCTGCGCTGGCCCGCTTATCTCGCTCCCCAGGAAGGGGAGCTTCGTCGTCTACCTGCCGCAGGGGCATTTGGAGCAAACGGATGGCTACCATCCGTCGCTCGTGTACGAGCTCCCCCCGCATGTCTTCTGCCGTGTCACGGACGTAAAACTCCAT GCGGAGGCTGCGACAGATGAGGTTTACGCACAGGTTTCTCTGCTTCCTGAAAGTGAG ATTGAGAAGAAATTGCTGGAaggagaagttgaaggagatggagaagaagaggaaatCGATGGTTCCATTAAGGCTGCCACACCCCATATGTTCTGCAAGACCCTCACGGCCTCGGATACAAGCACGCATGGAGGTTTCTCGGTTCCAAGGCGAGCTGCCGAGGACTGTTTCCCCTCCCTG GATTATAAACAGCAAAGGCCTTCTCAAGAGCTTGTCGCGAGGGATTTACATGGCATAGAGTGGAGGTTTCGGCATATCTACAGGG GCCAGCCACGGAGACATTTGCTCACAACTGGATGGAGTGCATTCGTCAACAAGAAAAAGCTTGTTTCAGGGGATGCCGTGCTCTTCCTTAG GGGTGAAAGTGGAGATCTGAGATTGGGAATCCGACGAGCTGCTCCACTTAAAAACGGTATTCCGTATTCGGCACTATGCAGCCAGAGGATGAACCTTGGCACACTTTCTGCAGTGGCCAATGCAATATCGACGAAGAGTGCATTTCACATTTACTACAACCCAAG GGCGAGTCCGTCAGAGTTCATAATACCCTATCGGAAGTTTTCTAAGAGTTTTGATCATTCATTCTCTATTGGAATGAGGTTCAAAATGCGAGTTGAAACTGAAGACGCAGCAGAGCGAAG GTACACTGGGCTTATAACAGGGATTAGTGATTCGGATCCTGTCAGATGGCCTAATTCCAAGTGGAGATGCCTATCG GTAAGGTGGGATGATGACGTAGAGCACAACTGGAAGAATAGAGTTTCTCCATGGGAGATCGAGCCATCTGCTTCTGTCTCAGGTTCCGGCACTTCATCGGCGCCCGGATCAAAGAGAACCAAGCTCAGTCTGCCTTCAGTTGATGCAGATTTTCCAGTTCCTA ATGGAAGTGGATTTCCAGACTTTGGGGAATCTTTAGGGTTCCAGAAGGTCTTGCAAGGTCAAGAAATTTTGGGTTTTAGGACTCCTTATGATGGCATTGATGTATCAAGTCATCATCAGTCCAATGTAAGGGGATGCATTCTCGATCCTAACAACTCTCGGGTGACTGGGATTGGAAATGGTGTCAGAATCCTTCAAGCGAATCCTGATGCTTCCTATAAAGGCATAGGCTTTGGAGAATCTATTCGATTCCATAAGGTCTTGCAAGGTCAAGAAATATTTCCATCGAAATCACCATACGGAGGAGTACAAGCTGATACCCGGGCTCAGGAAAATGGTGGGTTCGGAATCTTTGATGGGGTCCACATGTCTAGTGCTGGAAGCAGATGGCCCAACCTGATGCAGGGATACAACACCCATGTGCCGCCATCGATTCCCTCTGCTCAAGTATCTTCACCATCTTCTGTGCTAATGTTCCAACAAGCAAGCACTCAAGTTCACTGCCCTTACGTTGCGCATGACATGAATACCCAGACAAGGGGAGAGGACGGTAGCTGCCTCGGTCTGTTAGATGGTTCTGATGTATCAAAGGCAAGGCCGTCGTCCTCAcctcatgggccccattatattGGGGAAAATTTGAATTCTCTCTCAAAAGAGCATAGCCATCTGGGGCCCGTGCATGCACCTATGGCTGTCAGTAAAGTGGATTCCCATGGCAAACAAGGTGCGCCTCCTACCAGTAAACCCAGCTGCAGGCTCTTTGGTTTTTCCTTAACCAAGGATATTCCGTCAGCAAATCAAGTAGATTCCACTGCGGTAGCTTCTCCATCTTCGACTGAAGACTTGAATTTGGAGACCTCATTTTGGCACTCCAATCAAAGTACAGGTTGGGAGGCCGGCGACAGACAGCCGCATCCGATCTCTCAAGGGCTGGCAAAAACGGTGGGTCGTAGCTGTACTAAA GTTCACAAGCAAGGAAGTGTTGTAGGCAGGGCAATTGATCTCTCGAAGCTTGATGGATATGATGACCTGATCAGCGAGTTGGAGCGGCTTTTCAATATGGAAGGGCTTTTGAATGATCCAGACAAAGGGTGGCAAGTTGTTTACACGGACGATGAGGATGATATGATGCTCGTCGGGGACGATCCTTGGCA GGAATTCTGCAACATTGTTTCAAAGATTCTAATATACACCCATGATGAAGTGGTAATGATGGGACCTGGCTTGTCTGGAGACGACGCCCATAGTTGCTCCGAAGAAGCACATGCCACCATTGATGTATCCTAG
- the LOC131241117 gene encoding auxin response factor 3-like isoform X1, producing MGIDLNTIDDAVENPCAFSDSSSTPSVCLELWHACAGPLISLPRKGSFVVYLPQGHLEQTDGYHPSLVYELPPHVFCRVTDVKLHAEAATDEVYAQVSLLPESEQIEKKLLEGEVEGDGEEEEIDGSIKAATPHMFCKTLTASDTSTHGGFSVPRRAAEDCFPSLDYKQQRPSQELVARDLHGIEWRFRHIYRGQPRRHLLTTGWSAFVNKKKLVSGDAVLFLRGESGDLRLGIRRAAPLKNGIPYSALCSQRMNLGTLSAVANAISTKSAFHIYYNPRASPSEFIIPYRKFSKSFDHSFSIGMRFKMRVETEDAAERRYTGLITGISDSDPVRWPNSKWRCLSVRWDDDVEHNWKNRVSPWEIEPSASVSGSGTSSAPGSKRTKLSLPSVDADFPVPNGSGFPDFGESLGFQKVLQGQEILGFRTPYDGIDVSSHHQSNVRGCILDPNNSRVTGIGNGVRILQANPDASYKGIGFGESIRFHKVLQGQEIFPSKSPYGGVQADTRAQENGGFGIFDGVHMSSAGSRWPNLMQGYNTHVPPSIPSAQVSSPSSVLMFQQASTQVHCPYVAHDMNTQTRGEDGSCLGLLDGSDVSKARPSSSPHGPHYIGENLNSLSKEHSHLGPVHAPMAVSKVDSHGKQGAPPTSKPSCRLFGFSLTKDIPSANQVDSTAVASPSSTEDLNLETSFWHSNQSTGWEAGDRQPHPISQGLAKTVGRSCTKVHKQGSVVGRAIDLSKLDGYDDLISELERLFNMEGLLNDPDKGWQVVYTDDEDDMMLVGDDPWQEFCNIVSKILIYTHDEVVMMGPGLSGDDAHSCSEEAHATIDVS from the exons aTGGGAATCGATCTCAACACGATCGACGATGCGGTCGAGAATCCCTGCGCTTTCTCTGACTCGTCGTCCACGCCGTCCGTTTGCTTGGAGCTCTGGCACGCCTGCGCTGGCCCGCTTATCTCGCTCCCCAGGAAGGGGAGCTTCGTCGTCTACCTGCCGCAGGGGCATTTGGAGCAAACGGATGGCTACCATCCGTCGCTCGTGTACGAGCTCCCCCCGCATGTCTTCTGCCGTGTCACGGACGTAAAACTCCAT GCGGAGGCTGCGACAGATGAGGTTTACGCACAGGTTTCTCTGCTTCCTGAAAGTGAG CAGATTGAGAAGAAATTGCTGGAaggagaagttgaaggagatggagaagaagaggaaatCGATGGTTCCATTAAGGCTGCCACACCCCATATGTTCTGCAAGACCCTCACGGCCTCGGATACAAGCACGCATGGAGGTTTCTCGGTTCCAAGGCGAGCTGCCGAGGACTGTTTCCCCTCCCTG GATTATAAACAGCAAAGGCCTTCTCAAGAGCTTGTCGCGAGGGATTTACATGGCATAGAGTGGAGGTTTCGGCATATCTACAGGG GCCAGCCACGGAGACATTTGCTCACAACTGGATGGAGTGCATTCGTCAACAAGAAAAAGCTTGTTTCAGGGGATGCCGTGCTCTTCCTTAG GGGTGAAAGTGGAGATCTGAGATTGGGAATCCGACGAGCTGCTCCACTTAAAAACGGTATTCCGTATTCGGCACTATGCAGCCAGAGGATGAACCTTGGCACACTTTCTGCAGTGGCCAATGCAATATCGACGAAGAGTGCATTTCACATTTACTACAACCCAAG GGCGAGTCCGTCAGAGTTCATAATACCCTATCGGAAGTTTTCTAAGAGTTTTGATCATTCATTCTCTATTGGAATGAGGTTCAAAATGCGAGTTGAAACTGAAGACGCAGCAGAGCGAAG GTACACTGGGCTTATAACAGGGATTAGTGATTCGGATCCTGTCAGATGGCCTAATTCCAAGTGGAGATGCCTATCG GTAAGGTGGGATGATGACGTAGAGCACAACTGGAAGAATAGAGTTTCTCCATGGGAGATCGAGCCATCTGCTTCTGTCTCAGGTTCCGGCACTTCATCGGCGCCCGGATCAAAGAGAACCAAGCTCAGTCTGCCTTCAGTTGATGCAGATTTTCCAGTTCCTA ATGGAAGTGGATTTCCAGACTTTGGGGAATCTTTAGGGTTCCAGAAGGTCTTGCAAGGTCAAGAAATTTTGGGTTTTAGGACTCCTTATGATGGCATTGATGTATCAAGTCATCATCAGTCCAATGTAAGGGGATGCATTCTCGATCCTAACAACTCTCGGGTGACTGGGATTGGAAATGGTGTCAGAATCCTTCAAGCGAATCCTGATGCTTCCTATAAAGGCATAGGCTTTGGAGAATCTATTCGATTCCATAAGGTCTTGCAAGGTCAAGAAATATTTCCATCGAAATCACCATACGGAGGAGTACAAGCTGATACCCGGGCTCAGGAAAATGGTGGGTTCGGAATCTTTGATGGGGTCCACATGTCTAGTGCTGGAAGCAGATGGCCCAACCTGATGCAGGGATACAACACCCATGTGCCGCCATCGATTCCCTCTGCTCAAGTATCTTCACCATCTTCTGTGCTAATGTTCCAACAAGCAAGCACTCAAGTTCACTGCCCTTACGTTGCGCATGACATGAATACCCAGACAAGGGGAGAGGACGGTAGCTGCCTCGGTCTGTTAGATGGTTCTGATGTATCAAAGGCAAGGCCGTCGTCCTCAcctcatgggccccattatattGGGGAAAATTTGAATTCTCTCTCAAAAGAGCATAGCCATCTGGGGCCCGTGCATGCACCTATGGCTGTCAGTAAAGTGGATTCCCATGGCAAACAAGGTGCGCCTCCTACCAGTAAACCCAGCTGCAGGCTCTTTGGTTTTTCCTTAACCAAGGATATTCCGTCAGCAAATCAAGTAGATTCCACTGCGGTAGCTTCTCCATCTTCGACTGAAGACTTGAATTTGGAGACCTCATTTTGGCACTCCAATCAAAGTACAGGTTGGGAGGCCGGCGACAGACAGCCGCATCCGATCTCTCAAGGGCTGGCAAAAACGGTGGGTCGTAGCTGTACTAAA GTTCACAAGCAAGGAAGTGTTGTAGGCAGGGCAATTGATCTCTCGAAGCTTGATGGATATGATGACCTGATCAGCGAGTTGGAGCGGCTTTTCAATATGGAAGGGCTTTTGAATGATCCAGACAAAGGGTGGCAAGTTGTTTACACGGACGATGAGGATGATATGATGCTCGTCGGGGACGATCCTTGGCA GGAATTCTGCAACATTGTTTCAAAGATTCTAATATACACCCATGATGAAGTGGTAATGATGGGACCTGGCTTGTCTGGAGACGACGCCCATAGTTGCTCCGAAGAAGCACATGCCACCATTGATGTATCCTAG
- the LOC131238749 gene encoding uncharacterized protein LOC131238749: MECERDPCGSISICKDQLPGAEDLMDEHWFFHSMFNTTRTFTSSMDNAMSCSDTTMEMIVSNPSNEGPPYKANHPQGHALLANNFLGNPSPPHRQDVPKTAREEVNQGPPNVLYAQQSVDDMVSLCRNYPSEITIQKPTIPRDGSRRNLSDDGSNKDSKNCRIVHHRRIWKSMSDLEFEEVQGFMDLGFIFNKEDISPSVLNMIPGLQEKRPIDGDKVRRPYLSEAWVVQTSDPPILNWVYRKSAVDMKEQLKVWARTVASNVRREC; encoded by the exons atGGAATGCGAAAGAGATCCATGTGGTTCCATATCAATTTGCAAAGATCAACTACCAGGAGCTGAAGATCTAATGGATGAGCATTGGTTCTTTCATAGCATGTTCAACACAACAAGGACCTTCACCTCTTCCATGGATAATGCTATGTCTTGCTCAGACACAACCATGGAGATGATTGTCAGTAACCCTTCAAATGAAGGGCCACCCTACAAAGCCAATCATCCCCAAGGCCATGCACTACTTGCTAACAATTTCCTTGGAAATCCATCCCCACCACATCGCCAAGATGTCCCAAAAACAGCACGAGAGGAAGTAAACCAAGGCCCACCAAACGTTTTGTACGCACAACAATCTGTGGACGATATGGTTTCGTTGTGTAGAAATTATCCATCTGAG ATCACAATACAAAAACCGACCATTCCAAGGGATGGATCGAGGAGGAACTTGAGCGACGATGGATCCAACAAGGATAGCAAGAACTGTAGGATCGTCCATCACAGAAGGATCTGGAAGAGCATGAGTGATCTTGAGTTCGAGGAAGTTCAAGGGTTCATGGACTTGGGTTTCATATTCAACAAGGAAGACATCAGCCCCAGTGTATTGAACATGATCCCTGGTTTGCAAGAAAAGAGGCCAATCGACGGTGATAAGGTGAGAAGGCCATATCTCTCGGAAGCATGGGTTGTACAAACATCAGACCCTCCAATCCTCAATTGGGTCTATAGAAAATCAGCCGTTGATATGAAGGAACAGCTCAAAGTTTGGGCTAGAACTGTAGCTTCTAACGTGCGCCGGGAATGTTAA